Proteins encoded in a region of the Nocardia asteroides genome:
- a CDS encoding MerR family transcriptional regulator: MRIGELAERTGVSERSLRYYEQQGILASDRTPGGHRDYPERAVDRVIHIQELLAAGLTSKKIARILPCMRDTDGGPNEHATPALVAELRTERERITRTIDDLLRSREVLDEVIERAGERSVS; encoded by the coding sequence ATGCGTATCGGGGAACTCGCGGAGCGCACCGGCGTGAGTGAGCGGTCGCTGCGCTACTACGAGCAGCAAGGCATACTGGCGTCCGATCGCACGCCCGGCGGTCATCGAGACTATCCGGAGCGGGCGGTGGACCGGGTCATCCACATTCAGGAACTGCTCGCGGCGGGGCTCACCAGCAAGAAGATCGCGCGGATCCTGCCCTGCATGCGCGATACGGACGGTGGTCCCAACGAGCACGCCACTCCCGCGCTGGTCGCCGAGTTGCGGACCGAGCGGGAGCGGATCACCCGTACCATCGATGATCTCCTGCGCTCGCGGGAGGTGCTGGACGAGGTGATCGAGCGAGCCGGGGAACGGTCGGTGAGCTAG
- a CDS encoding PadR family transcriptional regulator encodes MSAATRILVLGLLAQGPKHGYEIRRWLESSHAERWTDVKRGSVYHALASLERAGTAEVVETPESVRDSTARKVYRITAAGRAELTDLLRVGWGRIRGSYPRDLYTMLTFAEPLPRDELLGLRDRLRSELEVWSTATDAKSGLAEADLIALLLTNGRAHLEADLALIDQLLAR; translated from the coding sequence ATGAGTGCCGCTACCCGGATTCTCGTGCTCGGCCTGCTTGCGCAGGGACCCAAGCACGGATACGAGATCCGGCGCTGGTTGGAGTCCAGCCACGCCGAGCGGTGGACCGATGTCAAACGCGGTTCGGTGTATCACGCGCTGGCCAGTCTCGAGCGTGCCGGCACGGCAGAGGTGGTCGAGACGCCCGAGTCTGTCCGCGACTCGACAGCCCGCAAGGTCTACCGCATCACCGCCGCCGGCCGGGCGGAGTTGACCGATCTGCTCAGGGTGGGCTGGGGGCGGATCCGCGGCAGCTACCCGCGTGACCTCTATACGATGCTTACTTTCGCCGAGCCGCTCCCACGTGACGAACTGCTCGGTCTTCGTGACCGACTCCGGTCCGAACTCGAAGTGTGGTCCACCGCCACCGACGCCAAAAGCGGCCTCGCCGAAGCCGACCTCATCGCCCTGCTGCTGACGAACGGCCGCGCCCATCTCGAGGCCGACCTGGCGCTGATCGACCAACTTCTCGCGCGGTAG
- a CDS encoding L-2-amino-thiazoline-4-carboxylic acid hydrolase: MIPTDVTWFSTPFLAALAPLDEAAVVADAAGIVDEQRHTAVDKPALDILWFTALSVAAYRCLRHRNTQQEAIEQFRAAFLGPFYDWIRRDTETALDASGNPLDVLREGSKQRERDFFGGAFRFDHPQDDANGYIAVVRKCYYQQILIATDAEELLPTFCDFDTSWMDAASEERHGIRVERPTTFGYGGPSCWFVMTELADTVRS; the protein is encoded by the coding sequence GTGATTCCTACTGATGTCACTTGGTTCAGCACGCCGTTCCTCGCCGCCCTCGCCCCACTCGATGAAGCCGCTGTGGTGGCCGATGCCGCAGGTATCGTCGACGAACAACGACACACCGCCGTGGACAAACCGGCCCTCGACATTCTCTGGTTTACCGCCCTGTCGGTCGCCGCCTATCGGTGCTTGCGGCACCGCAACACCCAGCAAGAAGCGATCGAGCAGTTCCGCGCGGCATTCCTCGGCCCGTTCTACGACTGGATCCGCCGCGATACCGAGACCGCGCTCGACGCCTCGGGCAATCCGCTCGATGTGCTGCGCGAAGGTTCCAAACAGCGCGAACGTGACTTCTTCGGCGGCGCCTTCCGCTTCGACCATCCCCAGGACGACGCGAACGGCTACATAGCGGTCGTCCGAAAGTGCTACTACCAGCAGATCTTGATCGCCACCGACGCCGAGGAACTATTGCCGACGTTCTGCGATTTCGACACGTCCTGGATGGACGCCGCTTCCGAGGAGCGTCACGGCATCCGGGTCGAGCGCCCGACGACCTTCGGGTATGGCGGCCCCTCCTGCTGGTTCGTGATGACCGAACTCGCCGACACCGTCCGATCATGA
- a CDS encoding DUF1707 domain-containing protein — translation MGDRELRVSDAEREHVGQLLQRAVGLGMLSLGEFTERMDTALAAKTRGELNAVLIDLPGVRLVGQPAAPSSTFVNSSPAFAGRAHPAPGSNSAGNVIRSRMAGVNRRGPWQVPPTLYLNNWMSGVTLDFTEAIMSTQVVEVRVDDFCGSVTLIVPAEATVDLNGLELIGSSVNNKVRTGPPLGPLHLVVHGKMRFGSVTAKHPFIAQWRKLMGR, via the coding sequence GTGGGCGACCGGGAACTGCGCGTGTCGGATGCCGAGCGCGAACATGTCGGTCAGCTGTTGCAGCGCGCGGTCGGCCTCGGCATGCTCTCGCTCGGTGAGTTCACCGAGCGGATGGACACCGCGCTGGCCGCCAAGACGCGCGGGGAACTGAACGCCGTGCTGATCGATCTGCCCGGTGTCCGTCTGGTCGGGCAGCCCGCGGCGCCGTCGTCGACGTTCGTGAACTCCTCGCCCGCCTTCGCCGGGCGGGCCCATCCGGCGCCGGGCTCGAACTCCGCGGGCAACGTGATCCGTTCGCGCATGGCCGGGGTGAACCGCCGTGGTCCGTGGCAGGTGCCGCCCACGCTGTATCTGAACAACTGGATGTCCGGCGTCACATTGGATTTCACCGAGGCGATCATGTCGACCCAGGTCGTGGAGGTGCGCGTCGACGACTTCTGCGGTTCGGTCACCCTGATCGTGCCCGCGGAGGCCACCGTCGACTTGAACGGGCTGGAGCTGATCGGTTCCAGCGTGAACAACAAGGTCCGCACCGGCCCGCCGCTCGGCCCGCTGCATCTGGTGGTGCACGGCAAGATGCGATTCGGATCGGTTACGGCGAAGCACCCGTTCATCGCGCAGTGGCGCAAGTTGATGGGGCGCTGA
- a CDS encoding response regulator transcription factor: MTDQAAEPISVMVVDDHPMWRDGVSRDLTEAGFQVTATADGVGAAARRAAAVRPDVVLMDMQLPDGNGAQATAEVLRVSPRSRVLVLSASAERDDVLDAIKAGASGYLVKSASAAELVDAVRATASGQAVFTPGLAGLVLGEYRRMATAPTRPDEPHRPALTERETEVLRMVAKGLSAKQIAARLGLSHRTVENHVQATLRKLQLANRVELTRYAIEQGLE; the protein is encoded by the coding sequence ATGACAGACCAGGCGGCAGAGCCGATTTCGGTGATGGTGGTGGACGACCACCCGATGTGGCGGGACGGAGTCTCCCGCGATCTCACCGAGGCCGGGTTCCAGGTGACGGCGACGGCCGACGGTGTCGGCGCGGCGGCCAGGCGGGCCGCGGCGGTGCGCCCGGACGTGGTGCTGATGGACATGCAACTGCCCGACGGGAACGGAGCGCAGGCTACCGCCGAGGTGCTGCGGGTGTCGCCGCGGAGCCGGGTGCTGGTGCTCTCGGCGTCGGCCGAACGCGACGACGTGCTCGACGCGATCAAAGCGGGCGCATCGGGCTACCTGGTCAAGAGCGCGTCGGCGGCCGAGCTGGTCGACGCCGTGCGCGCCACCGCCTCCGGTCAAGCGGTGTTCACACCGGGGCTGGCGGGACTGGTGCTCGGCGAATACCGGCGGATGGCGACCGCGCCCACACGGCCCGACGAGCCACACCGGCCCGCGCTCACCGAGCGCGAGACCGAGGTACTCCGGATGGTGGCGAAGGGCCTGTCGGCCAAACAGATCGCTGCGCGGCTGGGACTCAGTCATCGCACGGTGGAGAACCATGTGCAGGCGACGCTGCGCAAACTGCAGCTGGCCAATCGGGTCGAGTTGACTCGCTACGCCATCGAACAGGGGCTCGAGTAG
- a CDS encoding DUF5931 domain-containing protein yields the protein MTARKPTTARRRTELRSADVATTPLWRAAQALRLVTLLYAVGQQVASVPYYTNQRLSWVLIALMAVWSGASAIMLSQWSVPEVARLRTWVVIGDHVVVIGLMAATRLVADYGWYHGHQTLPTTLWATNAVIGAAILRGPFAGVLSGALIAAVSLTVRDQWGEDVWTDATVPVLVSVGLALGLAANTARRAQDQLEQAVRLTAAAEERERLSREVHDGVLQVLSYIKRRGSEIGGPTEELALRAGEQEVALRVLITEQADHRDVGGAEVDLRPLLTAQSTPTVSVSTPGDPVRIGRWVANEIASAVATALSNVELHAGPDARAYVLLEDTGDELVISVRDDGVGIPPGRLAEAEAEGRMGVSRSIVGRIAALGGSADLLTEIDGGVGFGTEWEFRVPR from the coding sequence ATGACGGCGCGCAAGCCGACGACGGCACGGCGAAGGACTGAGCTGCGCTCGGCCGACGTGGCGACCACCCCGCTGTGGCGGGCCGCGCAGGCGCTGCGCCTGGTCACGCTGCTGTACGCGGTGGGCCAGCAGGTCGCCTCGGTGCCGTACTACACCAACCAGCGGTTGAGCTGGGTGCTCATCGCGCTGATGGCGGTGTGGTCGGGCGCCTCGGCGATCATGCTGTCGCAGTGGAGCGTCCCCGAGGTGGCCCGACTGCGCACGTGGGTGGTGATCGGCGACCACGTGGTCGTGATCGGGTTGATGGCCGCGACGCGCTTGGTCGCCGACTACGGCTGGTACCACGGACATCAGACGCTGCCGACCACGCTGTGGGCCACCAACGCCGTGATCGGCGCGGCGATCCTGCGCGGACCGTTCGCGGGTGTGCTGTCGGGAGCCCTGATCGCCGCGGTGTCGCTGACGGTGCGCGATCAGTGGGGTGAGGACGTGTGGACGGATGCGACGGTGCCGGTGCTGGTCTCGGTGGGCCTCGCGCTCGGCCTGGCCGCCAACACCGCGCGGCGTGCCCAAGACCAGCTGGAGCAGGCGGTGCGCTTGACCGCGGCGGCCGAAGAGCGCGAACGACTGTCCCGCGAGGTGCACGACGGGGTGTTGCAGGTGCTCAGCTACATCAAGCGCCGCGGCAGCGAGATCGGGGGCCCCACCGAGGAGTTGGCCCTGCGAGCCGGCGAGCAGGAGGTGGCGCTGCGCGTGCTGATCACCGAGCAGGCCGATCACCGGGACGTGGGCGGAGCCGAGGTCGACCTGCGGCCGCTGCTGACCGCGCAATCCACTCCCACGGTGTCGGTGTCCACGCCGGGCGACCCGGTACGGATCGGTCGCTGGGTGGCGAACGAGATCGCCTCGGCCGTGGCCACGGCGCTGTCCAATGTGGAATTGCACGCCGGGCCGGATGCTCGAGCCTATGTCCTACTGGAGGACACCGGTGACGAACTGGTGATCAGCGTGCGCGACGACGGCGTCGGCATCCCGCCGGGCCGGCTGGCCGAGGCCGAAGCCGAGGGACGGATGGGAGTTTCCCGGTCGATCGTCGGGCGGATCGCGGCTCTCGGCGGCAGCGCGGACCTGCTCACCGAGATCGACGGCGGCGTCGGATTCGGCACCGAATGGGAATTCCGGGTGCCGAGATGA
- a CDS encoding AI-2E family transporter encodes MHPVVRVSAEWGWRLLVLFALAIAITAIVQKLATVVIPLAIALLAAALLAPLVDWIQRMGVPRAVGVFVALVGSIGVVAGIMTFVVEQFVAGVPQLTDKFTDSIHQIQDWLINGRLHLSNEQIRNAGDAIVKAIQSNQDSLTSGALTTATVIGELLTGAFLTLFILIFFLYGGDQIWAFVTRIVPSDHRERVRTAGRLGFGTLVGFVRATVVVAAVDAIGIGAGLAILGVPLALPLASLVFIGAFIPIIGAFLAGFIAVFIALVTKGLVTALIVLGIIIAVMQLEGHVLQPLLLGRAVSIHPLAVVLAITAGVVLGGIAGGLLAVPFVAVMNTAIRSLLEGPEELYEELQTGDEHRGLYSADPDRADPGRFDVAATLLEATKKRAVERKAAQQKAESDDGAQADDGTAKD; translated from the coding sequence GTGCACCCGGTCGTCCGGGTATCGGCGGAGTGGGGCTGGCGGCTGCTGGTGTTGTTCGCCCTGGCGATCGCGATCACGGCGATCGTGCAGAAACTGGCGACCGTGGTCATCCCACTGGCGATCGCGCTGCTGGCGGCGGCTCTGCTGGCGCCGCTGGTGGACTGGATCCAGCGAATGGGCGTGCCGCGCGCGGTCGGTGTCTTCGTGGCGCTGGTCGGTTCGATCGGTGTGGTCGCGGGCATCATGACCTTCGTCGTCGAACAGTTCGTCGCCGGTGTGCCGCAGCTGACCGACAAGTTCACCGACAGCATCCATCAGATCCAGGATTGGCTGATCAACGGCAGGCTGCATCTGAGCAACGAGCAGATCCGCAACGCCGGCGACGCCATCGTCAAGGCCATCCAGTCCAATCAGGACAGCCTGACCAGCGGGGCGCTGACCACCGCGACCGTGATCGGCGAACTGCTGACGGGCGCGTTCCTGACGCTGTTCATCCTCATCTTCTTCCTCTACGGCGGCGACCAGATCTGGGCGTTCGTCACCAGGATCGTGCCCAGCGACCACCGTGAGCGGGTGCGCACCGCCGGGCGGCTCGGGTTCGGCACCCTGGTCGGTTTCGTCCGCGCGACGGTCGTGGTCGCCGCCGTGGACGCCATCGGCATCGGAGCCGGGCTGGCCATTCTCGGTGTTCCCTTGGCGCTTCCGCTGGCCTCGCTGGTGTTCATCGGCGCGTTCATCCCGATCATCGGCGCGTTTCTCGCCGGGTTCATCGCGGTGTTCATCGCGCTGGTGACCAAAGGCCTCGTCACCGCCTTGATCGTGCTGGGCATCATCATCGCGGTGATGCAGCTCGAGGGCCATGTGCTGCAACCGTTGCTGCTCGGGCGGGCGGTCAGCATCCATCCGCTCGCCGTGGTGCTGGCGATCACGGCGGGCGTGGTGCTCGGCGGGATCGCGGGCGGTCTGCTCGCGGTGCCGTTCGTCGCGGTGATGAACACCGCGATCCGGTCGTTGCTGGAAGGTCCCGAGGAGTTGTACGAGGAACTGCAGACCGGTGACGAGCATCGCGGGCTGTATTCGGCCGATCCGGATCGAGCCGATCCCGGCCGGTTCGACGTGGCCGCCACACTGCTGGAGGCGACCAAGAAGCGGGCGGTGGAGCGGAAAGCGGCGCAGCAGAAGGCGGAATCCGATGACGGCGCGCAAGCCGACGACGGCACGGCGAAGGACTGA
- a CDS encoding HAMP domain-containing protein: MRTRWPLYLTSMLLANAFGAVLVWAFIQYGLPVPEGEPSGARRTGLLIPGVVFVAGGLLSMAASALMLRPVMRWQMRGGPPSRQEQMAALHAPLRQAILHLALWLIGGAVLAALIIRDTPALAGAVIVTECMAATIVFGFTYMLGERILRPVAAQALTEGTFDHTLTPGVGTRMAMTWGMGTFAPTIAIVLLCVTQISSDVKFSAQSLAISILLLCGVVIMQALALSMLTGSSISDPVRQLSQAIDRVQAGARDVQVEVFDGSEIGLLQVGFNRMMEEAAKRRQLQELFGQHVGEEVAQRALDYGTELGGETRFVAVLFVDMVGSTATAAERPPTEVVSLLNEFFRIVVDVIDRHHGFVNKFVGDAALAIFGAPLDRPDAPTAALAAARELRETLREVPGLDIGIGVSAGLAVAGNIGAANRFEYTVIGDPVNEASRLTELAKERPGRTLASGSALYFAEESEQDQWETGDEVQLRGRRRKTLLAWPRERADAPGDTDVETARSLG; this comes from the coding sequence ATGCGAACGCGCTGGCCGCTGTACCTGACATCGATGCTGCTGGCGAACGCTTTCGGCGCGGTTCTGGTGTGGGCGTTCATCCAATACGGGTTACCCGTTCCCGAGGGCGAGCCCTCCGGTGCCAGGCGCACCGGCCTGCTCATCCCGGGCGTCGTCTTCGTGGCGGGCGGCCTGCTCAGCATGGCCGCGTCCGCGCTGATGCTGCGCCCGGTCATGCGCTGGCAGATGCGCGGCGGACCTCCCAGTCGCCAGGAGCAGATGGCCGCGCTGCACGCACCGCTGCGCCAGGCGATCCTGCATCTCGCGCTGTGGCTGATCGGCGGAGCCGTGCTGGCCGCGCTGATCATCAGGGACACTCCCGCGCTGGCCGGTGCGGTCATCGTCACCGAGTGCATGGCCGCGACCATCGTGTTCGGCTTCACCTACATGCTGGGCGAGCGCATCCTGCGCCCGGTCGCGGCGCAGGCGCTGACCGAAGGCACCTTCGATCACACCCTCACCCCGGGCGTCGGCACCAGGATGGCGATGACCTGGGGCATGGGCACCTTCGCCCCCACCATCGCCATCGTGCTGCTGTGCGTCACCCAGATCTCCTCGGACGTGAAGTTCTCCGCGCAGTCGCTGGCCATCTCCATCCTGCTGCTGTGCGGCGTGGTGATCATGCAGGCCCTCGCGCTGTCCATGCTCACCGGATCGAGCATCTCCGATCCGGTGCGCCAGCTCAGCCAAGCCATCGACCGGGTCCAGGCCGGGGCGCGCGACGTGCAGGTCGAAGTCTTCGACGGCAGCGAGATCGGTCTGCTGCAAGTCGGCTTCAACCGGATGATGGAGGAGGCCGCCAAGCGCCGCCAGCTGCAGGAGTTGTTCGGTCAGCACGTCGGCGAGGAGGTGGCGCAGCGGGCGCTGGACTATGGCACCGAACTCGGCGGTGAGACGCGGTTCGTGGCGGTGCTGTTCGTCGACATGGTCGGCTCCACCGCCACCGCGGCCGAGCGCCCGCCCACCGAGGTGGTGAGCCTGCTCAACGAGTTCTTCCGCATCGTGGTCGACGTCATCGACCGCCATCACGGCTTCGTCAACAAATTCGTCGGCGACGCGGCGCTGGCCATCTTCGGCGCGCCGCTGGACCGCCCGGACGCGCCGACCGCAGCGCTCGCCGCCGCGCGCGAATTGCGTGAAACCCTTCGGGAAGTGCCCGGACTCGACATCGGGATCGGCGTTTCGGCCGGTTTGGCCGTCGCGGGAAACATCGGCGCGGCCAATCGATTCGAATACACCGTGATCGGAGATCCCGTCAACGAGGCGTCCCGGCTCACCGAACTGGCCAAAGAACGTCCCGGCCGGACGCTGGCCTCGGGCAGCGCGCTGTATTTCGCCGAGGAAAGCGAGCAGGACCAGTGGGAAACCGGCGACGAGGTACAGCTGCGCGGCAGGCGCAGGAAAACGCTCTTGGCCTGGCCACGAGAACGGGCCGACGCGCCCGGCGATACCGATGTCGAAACGGCGCGTTCGTTAGGCTGA
- a CDS encoding YbhN family protein, with the protein MTADGELAGDPAPPPTAGSRRGKFRWLKWVLGAALLALLIAEGVYLWPRLHESWRKLTEIHWGWVAAAIWLQALSMSGFARVQKQLLNAGGVAVSQRKSVAVVYGATAMSVTLPAGQVFSTAFTYRQTRRWGASPIVASWQLVFSGVVAAVGLALLGVGGTLLAGGRVGPLQLILAPAAVVALVWAGNYVSRNPGSLAALLRQLLALANRLRKRPPDHGANKIADVLDQLESVQLGKRDGVLVALWALVHRFADVACLGAACYAVGADPRVAGLLLAFAVGKAVGSIPFAPGGIVYVDATLIYGLTAAAGLPAAQAVAAAFVYRMVSFILVAVVGWIVFLFMFRTRQADDAEFEKEFEQRRL; encoded by the coding sequence GTGACGGCCGACGGGGAACTGGCAGGAGATCCTGCGCCGCCGCCCACGGCGGGTTCCCGCCGTGGCAAATTTCGCTGGCTGAAATGGGTGCTCGGCGCCGCCCTGCTGGCCCTGCTGATCGCCGAGGGCGTGTATCTCTGGCCGCGCCTGCACGAATCCTGGCGCAAACTCACCGAAATCCACTGGGGCTGGGTGGCGGCCGCGATCTGGCTACAGGCATTGTCCATGAGCGGATTCGCCAGGGTGCAGAAACAACTGCTCAACGCGGGCGGCGTCGCGGTCAGTCAGCGAAAATCCGTCGCGGTGGTCTACGGTGCGACGGCGATGTCGGTGACCCTGCCCGCTGGTCAGGTGTTCTCCACCGCGTTCACCTATCGGCAGACCAGGCGCTGGGGCGCGAGTCCGATCGTCGCCTCCTGGCAGCTGGTGTTCTCCGGCGTGGTCGCCGCGGTGGGGCTGGCGCTGCTCGGTGTCGGCGGCACGCTGCTGGCGGGCGGGCGAGTCGGCCCGCTGCAGCTGATCCTCGCGCCTGCCGCCGTCGTCGCGCTGGTGTGGGCGGGCAATTACGTCTCACGCAATCCCGGTTCGCTGGCGGCGCTGCTGCGCCAACTGCTCGCGCTGGCCAACCGGCTGCGCAAACGCCCGCCCGACCACGGCGCGAACAAGATCGCCGACGTGCTCGATCAGCTGGAATCGGTGCAGCTCGGTAAGCGCGACGGCGTCTTGGTCGCGCTGTGGGCGCTGGTCCACCGCTTCGCCGACGTGGCCTGTCTCGGCGCGGCCTGCTACGCGGTCGGCGCCGACCCGCGCGTCGCCGGTCTGCTGCTCGCGTTCGCCGTCGGCAAGGCGGTGGGGTCCATCCCCTTCGCGCCCGGCGGCATCGTCTATGTCGACGCGACGCTGATCTACGGTCTCACCGCCGCCGCGGGCCTGCCCGCGGCGCAGGCGGTCGCCGCGGCGTTCGTCTATCGGATGGTGAGCTTCATCCTGGTCGCTGTCGTCGGCTGGATCGTCTTCTTGTTCATGTTCCGCACACGGCAGGCCGACGACGCGGAGTTCGAGAAGGAATTCGAGCAGCGGCGGCTGTGA
- a CDS encoding DUF3054 domain-containing protein — translation MRKLLPFVADALLVVVFCAIGRRSHDEAVLAGLLRTLWPFAAGLAAGWVVAAALGSRASDAAARFDATALWPTGVVVWACTLAGGMLLRVVSGQGTAVSFVLVAGVVLAVFLLGWRAVYKAVR, via the coding sequence GTGAGGAAACTGCTGCCCTTCGTCGCGGATGCGCTGCTCGTCGTCGTCTTCTGCGCGATCGGCAGGCGCAGCCACGACGAAGCGGTGCTCGCGGGCTTGCTGCGCACCCTGTGGCCGTTCGCGGCCGGGCTCGCCGCGGGCTGGGTCGTCGCCGCGGCGCTCGGGTCACGCGCCTCCGATGCCGCCGCACGATTCGACGCCACCGCGCTGTGGCCGACGGGCGTCGTGGTCTGGGCCTGCACCCTGGCCGGGGGCATGCTGCTGCGCGTGGTGAGCGGTCAGGGCACGGCGGTCAGCTTCGTGCTGGTGGCCGGTGTGGTGCTCGCCGTGTTCCTGCTCGGCTGGCGCGCGGTGTACAAAGCCGTGCGGTGA
- a CDS encoding penicillin-binding protein, with amino-acid sequence MALMGVAALALGIGSCGIHEKQNEAEAVVERFTDLLDDQDYTKAADLTSYPTAASATLKQMFNGLQGGKVDYRKTQFIGLDAESGIFSMDVEWSFGERKNWNYSVQGNVRKLAIGWRVSWEPAVVMPQLAHNRSVRLVRTYPTPAPRVNDIAGEPLMTEQIINVVKLDPTKMPDPVASTNALAEAIEPVAPLITGPSLMQQLATSQGKPVVAVNLREGDFAILEPRMAPIPGVVMEKQPRLISADRRVWSPMLDALRKVQQESQEAHSGWGVQLFEQDGRFITQLAGQQGPPGPDIAGTMDQRLQRAAEDAVVSVGTPASIVAIQPSSGAVVAVAQNSQASEHGPVAFTGLYPVGGNMELFRAVAASAKGKAPQDIPVQDAAEAATALGVGIDFKVPGLDEVTGRLAIAGRSAEQVLQGGGSDAVLASPFGMAIAAATIVRGTVPPPMIEAGRLSATDARLEPLPQQTADRLRAMLRDATNAPELASVRRYRDVDAFAATAGGDGWLIGSMGDLVFAIHINDVDSKDATPRMAARMLQALATPEP; translated from the coding sequence ATGGCACTCATGGGGGTGGCGGCGCTCGCGCTCGGGATCGGGTCGTGCGGGATACACGAGAAGCAGAATGAAGCCGAAGCGGTCGTGGAGCGCTTCACGGATCTGCTCGACGATCAGGACTACACCAAAGCGGCGGACCTGACGTCGTACCCCACTGCGGCTTCGGCAACCTTGAAGCAAATGTTCAACGGGCTTCAGGGCGGCAAGGTCGACTACCGCAAGACCCAGTTCATCGGGCTGGACGCGGAGTCGGGGATCTTCAGCATGGACGTCGAGTGGAGCTTCGGCGAGCGCAAGAACTGGAACTACAGCGTGCAGGGCAATGTCCGCAAGCTGGCCATCGGCTGGCGGGTCTCCTGGGAGCCCGCGGTAGTGATGCCGCAGCTCGCGCACAACCGGAGCGTGCGGCTGGTGCGCACCTATCCGACGCCGGCGCCGCGGGTCAACGACATCGCCGGTGAGCCGTTGATGACCGAGCAGATCATCAATGTCGTCAAGCTCGATCCCACCAAGATGCCCGATCCGGTCGCGTCGACCAACGCGCTGGCCGAGGCCATCGAACCGGTCGCGCCGCTGATCACCGGGCCGTCGCTGATGCAGCAGCTGGCCACCTCGCAGGGCAAGCCGGTCGTCGCGGTGAACCTGCGCGAGGGTGACTTCGCGATCCTGGAACCGCGGATGGCTCCGATCCCCGGTGTGGTGATGGAGAAGCAGCCTCGGTTGATCTCCGCCGACCGCCGGGTCTGGTCGCCGATGCTGGACGCGTTGCGCAAGGTGCAGCAGGAGAGCCAGGAGGCGCATTCCGGGTGGGGCGTCCAGCTGTTCGAGCAGGACGGGCGCTTCATCACCCAGCTCGCCGGTCAGCAGGGTCCGCCCGGACCGGACATCGCGGGCACGATGGACCAGCGCTTGCAACGCGCCGCCGAGGACGCGGTGGTCAGTGTGGGCACGCCCGCCTCGATCGTGGCGATCCAGCCGTCCAGCGGGGCGGTGGTGGCGGTCGCGCAGAACAGCCAGGCCAGCGAGCACGGCCCGGTGGCGTTCACCGGGCTGTACCCGGTGGGCGGCAATATGGAGCTGTTCCGCGCCGTCGCGGCGTCGGCGAAGGGCAAGGCGCCGCAGGACATCCCCGTACAGGACGCGGCCGAGGCGGCGACCGCGCTGGGCGTCGGCATCGACTTCAAGGTGCCGGGCCTCGATGAGGTGACCGGACGCCTGGCCATCGCGGGACGCAGCGCCGAGCAGGTACTCCAGGGCGGTGGTTCGGACGCGGTGCTGGCCAGTCCCTTCGGTATGGCCATCGCCGCGGCGACGATCGTGCGCGGTACGGTGCCGCCGCCGATGATCGAGGCCGGACGGCTCAGCGCCACCGACGCCCGGCTCGAGCCGCTGCCGCAGCAGACCGCCGACCGGCTGCGTGCCATGCTGCGCGACGCCACGAACGCGCCCGAGCTGGCGAGCGTGCGGCGCTACCGGGACGTGGACGCCTTCGCCGCGACCGCGGGCGGCGATGGATGGCTGATCGGGTCGATGGGCGATCTGGTCTTCGCGATCCACATCAACGATGTGGACAGCAAGGACGCGACCCCGCGGATGGCGGCCAGGATGCTGCAGGCGCTGGCTACTCCGGAACCGTGA
- the aroQ gene encoding type II 3-dehydroquinate dehydratase has protein sequence MAVTADATPGPILVLNGPNLNMLGIRQPEVYGSATLEDVVELCKRTATKFDREIVAFQSNSEGALIDRIHQARGVESGIVINPGGLTHTSVALRDALVIPELPIVEVHISNVHAREEFRHHSYISPIATAVVAGMGIQGYAAAIEFLARSA, from the coding sequence ATGGCTGTGACCGCTGACGCGACACCGGGCCCGATCCTCGTTCTGAACGGTCCGAACCTGAACATGCTCGGCATCCGGCAACCGGAGGTCTACGGGTCGGCGACGCTGGAGGATGTCGTGGAGTTGTGCAAGCGGACCGCGACGAAGTTCGATCGGGAGATCGTCGCCTTCCAGTCCAATTCCGAAGGCGCGCTCATCGACCGGATCCATCAGGCGCGGGGCGTGGAGTCGGGCATCGTGATCAATCCCGGCGGCCTGACCCACACCTCGGTGGCGCTACGGGACGCGCTGGTGATTCCGGAACTCCCCATCGTCGAGGTGCACATCAGCAATGTGCACGCACGTGAAGAGTTCCGGCACCACTCCTACATCTCTCCGATCGCGACCGCGGTGGTCGCGGGAATGGGCATACAGGGTTACGCCGCCGCTATCGAATTCCTGGCCCGCTCGGCCTGA